One Bacteriovorax sp. PP10 DNA segment encodes these proteins:
- a CDS encoding DUF3419 family protein, translating to MGQKYFSGLNYTLGNEDTSVEIEMIKALKPVNVFSICGSGGRSLPLMHEKAEILSLSDLSKEQLRLAELRLATYRELTHEQFLMFWGYYPYSDDNNKTERKKLFAQVTLNPETREFFTQVFTEIDFDSLLYLGKWERTFAVFAKVNRVLLGADYDRILRFDNLAEQTEYYRTKFPMKRWKALIQILGNKAMFNALLYKGDFITKNSPLSHFDYYFQSFERLFTRDLAQKSFFLQLCFYGKVKSLLGVPVEAQKENFERVNHSKTKVDYVQEDFVSYLAKGEKQYDFLSLSDVPSYFQGGLEKEFMQKIKPGLKPGAILVSRYYLRKSECDLTGYVDITEEYREVIDLEKVQMYDIRVYKYQS from the coding sequence ATGGGACAAAAGTATTTTTCTGGACTGAACTATACCTTAGGTAACGAAGACACGAGTGTTGAAATTGAAATGATTAAAGCACTAAAACCCGTGAATGTTTTTTCTATCTGTGGCTCAGGAGGAAGATCGCTTCCGCTAATGCATGAGAAGGCAGAAATCTTATCTTTGTCAGATTTATCTAAGGAACAGTTGAGGCTGGCAGAATTGCGACTTGCAACTTACAGAGAATTAACTCATGAACAATTTTTAATGTTCTGGGGTTATTATCCTTATTCAGATGATAACAATAAAACGGAGCGCAAAAAATTATTTGCTCAGGTCACTTTAAACCCTGAAACCAGAGAGTTTTTCACACAAGTCTTTACTGAAATCGATTTCGATTCACTTTTATACTTAGGAAAGTGGGAAAGAACATTTGCGGTCTTTGCAAAAGTTAACCGCGTTTTATTAGGGGCCGATTACGATCGTATTTTGCGTTTCGATAATCTTGCTGAGCAAACAGAATACTATCGTACAAAATTTCCAATGAAGAGATGGAAGGCCTTAATCCAGATCCTTGGGAACAAAGCAATGTTCAATGCCCTTTTATACAAAGGGGACTTCATTACTAAAAACTCTCCACTGTCTCATTTTGATTATTACTTTCAATCTTTTGAAAGACTCTTCACGAGGGACCTTGCTCAGAAAAGTTTTTTCCTGCAGTTATGTTTTTACGGAAAAGTTAAATCCCTTCTAGGTGTTCCGGTTGAAGCGCAAAAGGAAAACTTTGAGCGAGTGAATCACTCAAAAACAAAAGTGGATTATGTGCAGGAAGATTTTGTGAGCTATCTTGCAAAAGGTGAAAAGCAATATGACTTCCTTTCTTTAAGTGATGTTCCTTCATATTTTCAAGGGGGCCTTGAAAAAGAATTCATGCAAAAAATTAAACCAGGCCTGAAGCCTGGGGCGATATTAGTTTCTAGGTATTACCTGAGAAAATCAGAATGTGATTTAACTGGTTATGTTGATATCACTGAAGAGTATCGCGAAGTCATTGATCTTGAAAAAGTGCAGATGTATGACATCCGCGTTTATAAATATCAATCGTAA
- a CDS encoding diacylglycerol/lipid kinase family protein produces MQNISVYLNQKASNGSRDWQGMINNALFRSQIEYPISNSIEELHENLDRDLENKVDAILSVGGDGTVHSIIQKLAGTGVGLLVVPGGTANDFARVIGSSGNIKKITQTLRQNTRKKIDLININGTFMATNGGLGFAAEVANEINELRKAYPNFKKFMKFSGKNIYSLFIAKKMLKREITSYKFKIASKEYNEVVVAPLILINNQPMLAGSFEVAPNTNHQDGTFNIMILKHENRLELINCLLNILNGNFPHDDKNLITFETEEAKIDLLDGADQLSFFGDGEIFNAAKSWNVKCLPGALTVFSPKDQTDLSNFSGQMVSLT; encoded by the coding sequence ATGCAGAACATATCGGTCTATCTGAACCAGAAAGCTTCGAATGGAAGTCGTGATTGGCAAGGAATGATTAATAATGCTCTTTTCAGAAGCCAAATCGAGTACCCCATTTCAAATTCTATTGAAGAGCTTCACGAAAACCTGGATCGCGATCTGGAAAATAAGGTCGATGCTATTTTATCAGTTGGTGGAGACGGGACAGTTCATTCTATTATCCAAAAACTTGCCGGCACAGGAGTTGGTCTTTTGGTTGTTCCTGGTGGGACAGCAAACGATTTTGCTCGTGTAATTGGATCAAGCGGTAACATCAAAAAAATTACGCAAACTCTTAGACAAAATACCAGAAAAAAGATCGACTTGATTAACATCAACGGAACTTTCATGGCCACAAACGGTGGTTTAGGTTTTGCTGCTGAAGTGGCAAACGAAATTAATGAATTAAGAAAAGCTTATCCGAACTTCAAAAAGTTTATGAAGTTTTCAGGAAAGAATATCTACTCACTTTTCATTGCTAAAAAAATGTTAAAGAGAGAGATTACAAGTTATAAATTTAAAATTGCTTCAAAAGAATATAATGAAGTTGTAGTGGCACCACTTATTCTGATTAATAATCAGCCAATGCTTGCCGGAAGTTTTGAAGTAGCACCTAATACTAATCATCAGGATGGAACTTTTAATATCATGATTCTAAAGCATGAAAACCGTCTGGAGTTGATTAACTGTTTACTGAATATCTTAAATGGAAATTTCCCTCATGATGATAAGAACTTAATCACGTTTGAAACTGAAGAAGCAAAAATTGATTTGCTTGATGGTGCAGACCAATTATCATTCTTTGGTGACGGAGAAATTTTTAATGCAGCTAAGAGCTGGAATGTAAAATGTCTTCCAGGTGCTTTAACTGTTTTTTCTCCAAAGGATCAGACTGACCTATCTAACTTTAGTGGTCAGATGGTGAGTCTTACATAA
- a CDS encoding SDR family oxidoreductase, with product MNILITGATGFLGGYLIRELAAQYENIYVVSRKEQLSKFTEFPNVKCIKGDITSLDVISLEGSEKIKLLDSIDVVLHAAALYDLSASYSDCFLQNVVGTQNMLHLLKGMKNLKAFYYVSTIAVGDPEVYFLDENQLPKRNNFGDSYSETKYLAEQVVRDNVNERFVTRIIRPGIIIGDSVTLEMEKIDGPYYFLEAFKKYSHLLKYTPIVPLSFNPRSKLPIIPVDHCAHFIKLLIERDNHKVNLKTYHLVSSEIPTLMEFLRDLNKKFGVKTHYFPVKENRIHNSLLKLLGIPEEVLPFMFSRISYDKTSTLEDLPEINESTYSTFKSILFGKS from the coding sequence ATGAATATCTTAATTACAGGTGCGACAGGATTTTTAGGTGGGTATCTCATTCGTGAGTTAGCTGCTCAATATGAAAATATCTATGTGGTGTCCCGCAAAGAACAACTTTCAAAATTTACTGAATTCCCCAACGTAAAATGCATCAAAGGTGATATCACAAGTTTGGATGTTATTTCACTGGAAGGATCTGAGAAAATAAAATTATTGGATTCAATTGATGTCGTCTTACATGCGGCAGCTTTATATGATTTAAGTGCAAGTTACTCGGACTGCTTCCTGCAAAATGTTGTGGGAACTCAAAATATGCTTCACCTGTTAAAAGGGATGAAAAACTTAAAAGCATTCTATTATGTTTCAACGATCGCCGTTGGCGATCCTGAGGTGTATTTCCTGGATGAAAATCAACTTCCAAAGAGAAATAATTTTGGAGATAGTTATTCAGAGACAAAATACTTAGCAGAACAAGTGGTAAGAGATAACGTGAACGAGCGCTTTGTTACTCGTATCATCAGGCCAGGAATCATTATTGGTGATTCTGTGACACTTGAAATGGAAAAGATCGATGGCCCTTATTATTTCTTAGAGGCCTTCAAAAAATACTCTCATTTATTAAAATACACTCCGATTGTTCCATTAAGCTTTAACCCACGCTCAAAGCTTCCGATCATTCCGGTAGACCATTGTGCTCATTTTATTAAACTCCTGATCGAAAGAGACAACCATAAAGTGAATCTTAAAACTTACCATCTGGTAAGTTCTGAAATTCCAACTCTTATGGAATTCCTGCGCGACCTGAATAAAAAATTCGGAGTTAAGACCCATTATTTTCCGGTAAAAGAAAACCGTATTCACAATTCACTACTAAAACTCTTAGGTATTCCCGAAGAAGTTTTACCATTTATGTTTTCACGAATTTCATACGATAAGACCAGTACTTTAGAGGATTTGCCTGAGATCAATGAGAGTACGTACAGTACTTTCAAAAGTATTCTATTTGGCAAATCATAA
- a CDS encoding formyltransferase family protein, producing the protein MKILVVTSEVTFVPENYNLFLEGLFSELSSENELSLELVILKNNSPALTAKGLALALMGARHIGFHLMKNTLKAAFKDRKELTDKFKIKTHYFENPNTPEFREFIRTHETDLLINARTRFIYKNKTLKLPKIAAINIHHGLLPDYRGTMCDLWALKEDRPTGFTIHVMDKKIDNGAIIRTVQTSVLGNPLRSNFATLIKESSRIEGIEMAKTILTIKKNYNLPIQADNISLNPVYTKNPKFLDIRKLLQKGIEL; encoded by the coding sequence ATGAAAATACTGGTAGTTACTAGCGAAGTTACTTTTGTCCCTGAAAATTACAACCTGTTTCTGGAGGGTTTGTTTAGTGAATTGTCCTCTGAAAATGAACTCTCTCTTGAGCTTGTGATCCTAAAGAACAACTCACCGGCCTTAACGGCCAAGGGTCTTGCTCTCGCTCTTATGGGGGCCAGGCACATCGGCTTTCACTTGATGAAAAATACTTTAAAGGCCGCTTTCAAAGACCGCAAAGAATTAACTGATAAGTTTAAAATTAAAACCCATTACTTTGAAAACCCCAATACACCGGAGTTCAGAGAATTTATTAGGACTCATGAGACTGATCTTTTAATCAATGCACGCACGCGCTTTATTTATAAAAATAAAACACTAAAACTTCCCAAGATTGCGGCCATCAATATTCATCACGGTCTGCTTCCCGATTACCGTGGAACCATGTGCGACCTATGGGCCTTGAAGGAAGACCGTCCTACCGGGTTCACCATTCACGTAATGGATAAAAAAATAGACAACGGCGCTATCATTAGAACAGTCCAAACCAGCGTCCTGGGAAACCCACTTCGATCGAATTTTGCCACACTTATAAAAGAAAGCTCAAGAATCGAAGGAATAGAGATGGCAAAAACCATTTTAACTATCAAAAAAAATTATAACCTACCGATACAGGCAGACAATATTTCACTTAATCCTGTTTACACTAAAAATCCTAAATTTTTAGATATCAGGAAGTTGTTACAAAAAGGCATAGAACTATGA
- a CDS encoding AMP-binding protein: MTKMIVHHGSPGKGSDFAHLKNQLKDIEIIDYDRVLATSTKEIEAADIQLGYSFGCVEAIKQAVQNKTTKLVILVAPYMFPAKKPGALMKALLLSDLFRNVALPMLAKKSIEKMVKESSHPKQAPDHYIKDSLEYYNAERLAMSLLEKDISHSEVYKMLETLRDNNVPVVVIMGEGDQTCYKGINRERQFNPLLTFKNINIKLLQDGGHALLWTHTKELAGLIEESMGKFMGQSNGSDKKNKKFGYFDGADANNNVASFLRDHKEKFPTRNILTWVNPADIKNWNGDINTPLPHQSVKVAELDHLVAVLATEFKNQGIKSGDRVILFLPMSLYMYAAMFALQKMGAIPTFLDSWARRDQMGVSAKVANPTAMISADRAFTYLADVPEIAQIPIKIVAGEVTSEIKYTARLEVLLQGKTPASDLPVEKEHPALITFTTGSSGTPKGADRSHRFLAAQHYALNRHLPYADGDKDLPVFPIFSLNNLAAGVETIIPAIDVGQPQPTDALVLFVQMKSAGVTCTTLSPSLFNHLATFCIEKNLRLDFLKRIVTGGAPISRDDVARMKSVAKNAEILVLYGSTEVEPMAHIEAVEMLAETQDVDPEIVEAGVNVGALDSGLQYKFIHIEKDAVYVKASSDWDKLEVKPGEVGELIVAGEHVCERYFNNEEAFFRAKIRDEKGIVWHRTGDLGKLDKHNNLWIVGRVHNAINRKGQYFFPVRAEIILKKFPFVHRAAFLGIADPTLNEKTYAVFSSEDKNLNIEEAKKEIKRVMEKNQFIVDEILHVDDIPMDPRHHSKVEYEVLKKKILGKA, from the coding sequence ATGACGAAAATGATTGTTCACCACGGCTCACCTGGAAAGGGATCGGACTTCGCACATCTAAAAAACCAATTAAAAGATATAGAGATCATCGATTACGATCGTGTTCTTGCAACTAGTACAAAAGAAATTGAAGCCGCTGATATTCAACTGGGTTATTCATTTGGTTGTGTCGAAGCGATTAAACAAGCTGTGCAAAACAAAACGACAAAACTTGTTATTCTCGTTGCTCCCTATATGTTTCCAGCGAAAAAACCTGGCGCACTAATGAAGGCGTTACTTTTAAGTGATCTTTTTAGAAATGTCGCTCTTCCCATGCTGGCGAAAAAAAGCATTGAGAAGATGGTAAAAGAAAGCTCTCACCCGAAACAGGCCCCTGATCATTACATCAAAGACTCGCTTGAGTATTACAACGCCGAACGTTTGGCGATGTCGCTTTTAGAAAAAGATATTTCACACTCTGAAGTTTATAAAATGCTAGAAACTCTAAGAGACAACAACGTTCCAGTTGTCGTCATTATGGGTGAAGGTGATCAGACTTGTTATAAAGGGATCAACCGCGAGCGCCAATTCAATCCATTACTTACTTTTAAAAATATTAATATCAAATTACTTCAAGACGGTGGACACGCCCTATTGTGGACTCACACAAAAGAGCTTGCCGGTTTAATTGAAGAATCCATGGGGAAATTTATGGGTCAATCAAACGGTAGTGATAAAAAAAATAAAAAATTTGGTTATTTCGATGGGGCCGATGCCAACAATAACGTGGCAAGCTTCCTGAGAGATCACAAAGAAAAATTTCCAACGAGAAATATTTTAACGTGGGTTAACCCTGCTGATATCAAAAACTGGAACGGCGATATTAATACGCCACTGCCTCACCAGTCAGTTAAAGTGGCCGAGCTTGATCATTTAGTTGCCGTTCTTGCAACTGAGTTTAAAAACCAGGGCATCAAGTCTGGTGACAGAGTTATTCTATTTTTACCAATGTCTCTTTATATGTATGCCGCGATGTTTGCCCTTCAAAAGATGGGAGCGATTCCAACTTTCCTTGATTCATGGGCAAGACGTGACCAGATGGGTGTCAGTGCCAAGGTTGCCAATCCAACAGCAATGATTAGTGCTGATCGTGCTTTTACTTACCTTGCTGACGTTCCAGAGATCGCACAAATTCCCATTAAGATTGTTGCCGGTGAAGTGACATCGGAAATTAAATACACAGCTCGCTTAGAAGTTTTACTTCAAGGTAAAACTCCAGCAAGTGATCTTCCGGTTGAAAAAGAGCATCCTGCTCTTATTACTTTTACCACTGGATCAAGCGGGACACCAAAAGGTGCCGACAGAAGCCATCGTTTCTTAGCTGCTCAACATTACGCTTTAAACCGCCACCTTCCATACGCTGATGGCGATAAAGATTTACCAGTGTTCCCTATTTTCTCATTAAACAACCTTGCGGCCGGAGTTGAAACAATCATTCCAGCAATCGATGTAGGTCAACCACAACCGACAGACGCACTTGTTTTATTCGTTCAGATGAAATCAGCAGGTGTCACGTGCACGACATTATCACCTTCACTGTTTAATCACCTGGCGACATTCTGTATCGAAAAAAACCTTCGCCTGGACTTCTTAAAGCGCATTGTAACAGGTGGAGCGCCTATTTCGAGAGATGACGTCGCAAGAATGAAGAGTGTCGCTAAAAACGCTGAAATCCTTGTTCTTTATGGATCAACTGAAGTTGAACCAATGGCCCATATTGAAGCGGTAGAAATGCTGGCCGAAACTCAGGACGTGGATCCTGAAATCGTTGAAGCAGGTGTTAACGTTGGAGCGCTTGATAGTGGTCTTCAATATAAATTTATTCATATTGAAAAAGACGCTGTTTATGTCAAAGCAAGTTCTGATTGGGATAAATTAGAAGTTAAACCTGGAGAGGTCGGAGAGTTAATCGTTGCAGGTGAACACGTGTGCGAGCGCTACTTCAATAACGAAGAGGCCTTCTTCCGTGCAAAAATCCGCGATGAAAAAGGTATAGTATGGCACAGAACCGGAGACCTTGGAAAACTAGACAAGCACAATAATCTTTGGATTGTTGGTCGCGTTCACAACGCTATTAACAGAAAAGGGCAATACTTCTTCCCTGTCCGCGCGGAAATCATCTTAAAGAAATTCCCGTTCGTTCACAGAGCGGCCTTCTTAGGAATTGCTGATCCAACTCTTAACGAAAAAACCTACGCAGTTTTTTCAAGTGAAGATAAAAATCTAAACATTGAAGAAGCAAAAAAAGAAATTAAGCGCGTTATGGAAAAAAATCAATTTATCGTTGATGAAATCCTGCATGTTGATGACATTCCGATGGACCCACGCCACCATAGTAAGGTTGAGTATGAAGTCCTGAAGAAAAAAATATTAGGGAAAGCTTAA
- a CDS encoding UbiA family prenyltransferase: MTKQQAWWQFTKERFEPASHLTMILVFIIAHILVAKATVPLVASSMNYLVLLIGVIAFYFKLRLYDEVKDYELDVVINKTRPLPRGLLNHKDMYRGMAICIAIELVCFSLMGLESFISIVIAILYSLLMYKEFFIAEKIRPYLTTYALIHTIVTTLLSFAIFSFLTKLTIIQIIMTPSFLSFAMANWLLFNIFEFGRKTFASSEERQSVDTYSSLFGRTGAVVLVASQAVITYYLATTLTGSNTTILFWGLGSLLVLLAVLSLHYIFADSSKTAKRFRLFSSVYIIVFYLILIFSYLKA; the protein is encoded by the coding sequence ATGACAAAACAACAGGCCTGGTGGCAGTTCACCAAAGAAAGATTCGAGCCAGCTAGTCATTTAACTATGATTCTGGTTTTTATCATCGCTCACATTCTGGTAGCAAAAGCGACGGTGCCCCTCGTGGCCTCATCTATGAACTATCTGGTGTTGCTTATTGGTGTCATCGCCTTTTATTTTAAACTTCGTTTATACGACGAAGTCAAAGACTATGAACTCGATGTCGTGATCAATAAAACCAGACCACTTCCTCGCGGGCTTTTAAACCATAAAGACATGTACCGAGGAATGGCGATTTGTATCGCGATTGAATTGGTTTGTTTTTCTTTAATGGGCCTCGAGAGTTTTATCAGTATCGTGATCGCGATTCTTTATTCTCTACTGATGTATAAAGAGTTTTTTATCGCTGAAAAAATCAGACCCTACTTAACGACGTACGCTCTCATTCATACGATCGTGACCACACTTTTAAGTTTTGCCATTTTTAGTTTCTTAACGAAATTAACAATCATTCAAATCATCATGACTCCGTCATTTCTTTCTTTTGCCATGGCCAACTGGCTGCTGTTTAACATTTTTGAATTCGGAAGAAAGACTTTTGCCAGCTCTGAAGAAAGACAAAGTGTCGATACTTACTCATCGCTCTTTGGCCGCACTGGTGCCGTGGTGTTAGTGGCGTCTCAAGCTGTTATTACCTACTACCTGGCCACAACTTTAACTGGTTCTAATACCACTATTTTATTTTGGGGTTTAGGATCGTTACTTGTTTTACTGGCCGTTTTATCTCTGCACTACATTTTTGCAGACAGTTCAAAAACAGCAAAACGCTTCAGATTATTTAGTTCAGTTTATATTATCGTTTTTTACTTAATATTAATTTTCTCATACCTAAAAGCTTAA
- a CDS encoding phosphoenolpyruvate synthase encodes MKHSKLYTITNESTHHFAKKESGGKGHNLYLLSTNGIKVPKYITLPPNFFEEFKTQSGIDAELQAILVDSTLSMVQIADRIRAKIVETNMPLPVFEEIAKAYEALEKDLISVRSSAHDEDSALHSFAGQLSSYLYIADLDNTVKSIKECWASAYSERSLHYRTINKLDTLNIKVSVILQEMIDPDISGVFFTCNPINGKNDQIFINSVYGVGEGLVSGLLDADTYVLNKKDGTVIEKNIVEKTKKLIRDAKEQKCLEVEVHLNEQNAESISHHDLKALFEIANKIENFYGRPQDVEWAIKDGELFILQSRPVTTGIENSRGILYLWDNSNIVESYGGLTMPLTYGFAHYVYHQVYVQFCEILLVPQSRIKEMDYFLKNMLGLFYGRVYYNLLNWYKLTSILPGYKYNRAFMETMMGTNEALQEEIAERVKPPEFHNGAGAKVRSFVTGMKFFYFHLNIQNVVDDFLTNFHIVYNKFRKIEYHRLSADKVYEHYQALEREMLWQWHAPIINDFLCMIHYGIFNKLTSKWLSHLGDSFHNDLLAGNGNLESAEPTKRLIVMSGYVSRKPELKELILTTPNDMCLEAINQSPFQEFYHMVLEYIDKYGFRCMSEMKLEQKDLHQEPGLFFVFLKNLINCGQVDLHEYEKREKEIRENAEALLDKNISGYKKIIYKWSLKHARKAVMNRENTRFCRTRIYGVVRAMFYAIGEDFTKSNIIDKKEDIFFLSLEELKGALEGTNTIQNLRLVINVRKAEYDLYKDAEPASRFATRGPVYWNNQHMPKEEEVVFDESTLLPNQMRGIPCSPGVIEGIVKVIIDSNDDMTLNGEILVTERTDPGWIPLYPSLSALLVERGGLLSHSAIVAREMGLPTIVGIKGLTKKLKSGMRIRINGETGIIDILDE; translated from the coding sequence ATGAAACACAGTAAGTTGTACACAATCACCAATGAAAGTACCCACCACTTTGCTAAAAAAGAGTCGGGCGGTAAAGGACACAATCTTTATCTTTTAAGTACCAATGGAATCAAAGTTCCAAAGTATATAACGTTGCCACCAAACTTCTTTGAGGAATTTAAAACTCAAAGCGGGATTGATGCTGAACTTCAGGCGATCCTGGTTGATAGTACGCTCTCGATGGTTCAAATCGCTGACAGAATCAGAGCTAAGATTGTTGAAACCAACATGCCTCTGCCGGTTTTTGAAGAGATTGCCAAGGCCTATGAGGCCTTAGAAAAAGATTTAATCTCGGTGAGATCAAGTGCCCACGATGAAGACAGTGCTCTGCACTCATTTGCCGGCCAGTTGAGCAGTTATCTCTACATTGCCGACCTTGATAACACTGTTAAGTCGATTAAAGAATGCTGGGCCTCTGCTTACTCTGAGCGCTCACTTCACTACAGAACAATCAATAAGCTTGATACACTGAACATCAAAGTTTCTGTTATCCTGCAAGAGATGATTGACCCGGATATCAGTGGGGTCTTTTTCACATGTAATCCGATCAACGGTAAAAACGATCAGATCTTTATCAACTCAGTTTATGGTGTTGGTGAAGGTTTAGTGTCTGGTCTTCTCGATGCGGACACTTACGTCTTGAATAAAAAAGACGGAACAGTGATTGAAAAAAACATTGTTGAAAAAACGAAAAAACTTATTAGAGATGCAAAAGAGCAAAAGTGTCTTGAAGTCGAAGTGCATTTAAATGAACAAAATGCTGAATCAATCAGTCATCACGATTTAAAAGCTCTTTTTGAAATCGCCAACAAGATTGAAAACTTTTACGGAAGACCACAAGACGTTGAGTGGGCCATCAAAGATGGTGAACTCTTCATTCTTCAGTCTCGTCCGGTGACAACTGGAATTGAAAACAGCCGCGGGATTTTATACTTATGGGATAACTCAAATATCGTAGAAAGTTATGGTGGATTAACGATGCCATTAACTTACGGTTTTGCTCATTACGTTTACCACCAGGTTTACGTGCAGTTTTGTGAAATCCTTTTAGTGCCACAGTCGCGCATTAAAGAAATGGATTACTTCTTAAAAAACATGTTAGGTCTTTTTTACGGCCGCGTTTATTACAACCTTTTAAACTGGTATAAATTAACGTCGATTCTTCCAGGGTACAAATACAATCGTGCCTTCATGGAAACGATGATGGGAACTAACGAGGCCCTGCAGGAAGAAATTGCAGAACGAGTGAAGCCACCTGAATTCCATAATGGTGCTGGAGCAAAAGTTCGTTCATTCGTGACGGGAATGAAGTTTTTCTATTTCCACTTAAACATTCAAAATGTTGTCGATGACTTCTTAACAAATTTCCATATCGTGTATAACAAGTTCAGAAAGATTGAATACCACCGTCTTTCGGCCGACAAAGTTTATGAACACTACCAGGCCCTGGAACGTGAAATGTTATGGCAGTGGCATGCACCCATCATCAACGACTTTTTATGTATGATCCACTACGGGATTTTTAATAAACTAACTTCTAAATGGTTAAGTCATTTAGGTGATTCGTTCCACAATGACCTGCTTGCCGGAAATGGAAATCTTGAATCGGCAGAGCCAACAAAACGTTTAATCGTGATGTCTGGTTATGTTTCCAGAAAACCGGAATTAAAAGAGCTCATTCTGACGACACCAAACGATATGTGTCTTGAGGCCATCAACCAATCCCCTTTTCAAGAATTCTACCATATGGTTTTAGAGTACATTGATAAGTATGGTTTCCGTTGTATGAGTGAAATGAAGTTGGAGCAAAAAGATTTACACCAGGAGCCTGGTCTCTTTTTCGTTTTCCTGAAAAACTTAATCAACTGCGGACAAGTAGATCTTCACGAGTATGAAAAACGTGAAAAAGAAATCAGAGAAAATGCTGAAGCACTTTTAGATAAAAATATCTCTGGGTATAAAAAAATTATCTACAAATGGTCGCTTAAGCATGCACGCAAAGCCGTTATGAACCGCGAGAACACAAGATTTTGCAGAACGCGCATCTATGGTGTGGTCCGCGCTATGTTCTATGCGATCGGTGAAGACTTCACAAAGAGCAATATCATCGACAAAAAAGAAGATATCTTCTTCTTGTCTCTTGAGGAATTAAAAGGAGCTCTTGAAGGAACCAATACGATTCAAAATCTTCGTTTAGTCATCAATGTAAGAAAGGCCGAATACGACCTGTATAAAGACGCAGAACCTGCTTCTCGTTTTGCTACTCGCGGCCCTGTGTATTGGAACAACCAACACATGCCAAAAGAAGAGGAAGTTGTTTTCGATGAGTCGACACTACTTCCAAATCAAATGAGAGGTATCCCATGCTCTCCAGGAGTCATTGAAGGAATCGTGAAGGTCATTATTGATTCAAACGACGATATGACGTTAAATGGGGAAATCCTGGTCACAGAGAGGACAGATCCAGGCTGGATTCCACTTTACCCTTCACTGTCGGCCTTATTAGTCGAGCGCGGTGGACTTCTGTCTCACTCGGCCATCGTGGCCCGTGAAATGGGACTTCCGACGATTGTTGGGATTAAAGGTCTGACAAAAAAATTAAAATCGGGAATGAGAATCAGAATTAACGGTGAGACCGGGATTATTGATATTCTTGATGAGTAA